One genomic segment of Pseudomonadota bacterium includes these proteins:
- a CDS encoding triple tyrosine motif-containing protein, with protein MSLSSCHRSRVLLFSLAALLSCAPLHAVSPRVAVDQLYSTEWPAGDGALSGIVTIEQSADGYLWAGTATGLFRFDGVQFEHVGLGEGQLLSNNVYSLWAPPEGGLWVGYTFGGATFIKDGRFTHYAKGLPRNTVVDFARDAAGTLWAATTRGVFFLDDGEWIAPSAEWNAPQGVNSFLADRSGTLWAISGRSILVLRPGTHRFEDTGTVLPGTMRSHLLLQPPHDVAWAVSQEDEKTVSLRAPAQGRKVIVRLDSSGTEILTPGLFDQHGYLWLVTNKRVRRLQLSDRAGSEITGDEEPSEIRGQRAYFTNSTLEDREGNIWLGTSAGLIRLREPAVIRVALPLGPSTMATGADGVWIGTVRKALFRSTGSRLIPVEPPPGAATEQEFTCFYTDPRGDLWIGSLDRIWNLRNGRWRSIKRPSELRSPGAGSGSIQAMAMDREGALWVSVVRGDVYRVEGNEWIPRGGSGGLPAGPATVLKSDEQGRLWLGYVDGRLARLENGRVTLFGAAHGLDGGAVLAVTVRGSRVWVGSERGLVWFDGAAFHPVVSAANLRLAAVTGIAELPGGDVWLNTADGAVHLDAAEIAKLGTNPAHAVTGTVLDSLDGMPGAPVSLRPVPTLAISNDGKVWFTTGDGVAWTDPGYRPRNTIIPTVYVKSVQADGTNHDAFTLSGALRLPAKTRNLEIAYTALSLTVPERVHFKYRLEGHESAWQDVGTRRQAFYNDLKPGRYRFHVIASNNDGLWNKTGAAIDLLVPPTFTQTGWFTALWVLGALGLLLLVFSWWLRQAKTQLRLRLEERIVERERIARDLHDTFLQGVQGLMLRFQLAMDRIPAHEPARALMEDALERADEVLVDGRRKVTNLRASTIEDGDLPEALRLLGSEMMRDLGARFELSVEGSPRELHPVVREEAFRIAAEAITNAFRHAHATRIDARIAYGRSSVLLEVKDDGQGFDSRKLAPAGHWGLKGMQERAARIRARLLVTSRPDEGTTIELHIPGKVAFKGVSRIDSGSTDWA; from the coding sequence ATGTCGCTTTCTTCATGCCACCGGTCGCGCGTACTCCTGTTTTCGCTCGCCGCACTGCTGTCGTGCGCGCCGCTGCATGCAGTCTCGCCGCGTGTCGCCGTCGACCAGTTGTATTCCACCGAGTGGCCAGCGGGAGATGGCGCACTGAGCGGCATCGTCACGATCGAGCAGTCTGCCGACGGTTACTTGTGGGCGGGTACCGCCACCGGACTATTCCGGTTCGATGGCGTTCAGTTCGAGCACGTCGGGCTCGGCGAGGGGCAACTGCTTTCCAACAATGTCTACTCCTTGTGGGCGCCTCCGGAAGGGGGCCTGTGGGTTGGTTATACGTTCGGCGGTGCAACTTTCATCAAGGACGGCCGGTTTACGCACTACGCGAAAGGATTGCCGCGCAACACCGTGGTCGATTTCGCAAGGGATGCGGCCGGAACTTTGTGGGCGGCCACGACGCGCGGTGTGTTTTTCCTCGACGATGGAGAATGGATCGCGCCCAGCGCGGAATGGAACGCGCCACAGGGTGTCAACTCTTTCCTGGCGGACCGGTCGGGAACGCTCTGGGCGATCTCGGGTCGCTCCATCCTCGTCCTGCGGCCGGGCACGCATCGTTTCGAAGACACCGGCACGGTGCTGCCGGGGACCATGAGGTCGCATTTGTTATTGCAGCCTCCACACGACGTCGCATGGGCGGTGTCGCAGGAGGACGAGAAGACCGTTTCGCTGCGCGCGCCGGCGCAAGGGAGAAAGGTCATCGTCAGGCTGGATTCGAGCGGCACAGAAATCCTGACGCCTGGCCTCTTCGATCAACATGGATATTTATGGCTGGTCACCAACAAACGCGTCCGTCGGCTGCAGCTATCCGATCGCGCCGGGAGCGAGATCACCGGGGACGAAGAGCCGTCAGAGATCCGGGGGCAGCGCGCGTACTTCACCAACTCTACGCTCGAGGATCGTGAGGGAAACATCTGGCTCGGCACTTCAGCCGGGCTCATCAGGTTGCGCGAACCGGCCGTGATCAGGGTCGCGCTGCCACTCGGTCCTTCCACCATGGCTACCGGAGCCGACGGCGTCTGGATCGGCACCGTGCGCAAGGCTCTTTTCCGCTCCACGGGGTCACGGCTCATTCCGGTAGAGCCGCCGCCCGGGGCCGCCACGGAGCAGGAGTTCACCTGCTTCTATACCGACCCGCGGGGTGACCTGTGGATCGGTTCGCTCGACCGCATCTGGAATCTGCGAAACGGCCGATGGCGTTCCATCAAACGCCCGTCGGAGTTGAGATCTCCGGGCGCCGGCTCGGGAAGTATCCAGGCGATGGCCATGGATCGTGAGGGTGCGCTGTGGGTTTCCGTCGTGCGCGGCGACGTCTATCGGGTGGAAGGCAATGAATGGATTCCGCGGGGCGGCTCCGGCGGCCTTCCTGCGGGGCCCGCCACCGTATTGAAGTCCGATGAACAGGGGCGGCTGTGGTTGGGGTACGTGGATGGCCGGTTGGCCCGACTCGAGAACGGTCGAGTCACGCTTTTCGGCGCGGCGCACGGTCTCGATGGCGGCGCCGTTCTCGCAGTGACGGTTCGTGGAAGCCGAGTGTGGGTGGGAAGCGAGCGCGGACTCGTATGGTTCGACGGAGCGGCTTTCCATCCCGTTGTCAGTGCTGCAAATCTGCGACTCGCGGCAGTCACCGGCATCGCCGAGCTTCCCGGAGGCGACGTCTGGCTGAATACTGCCGACGGTGCAGTTCATCTCGACGCCGCAGAAATCGCGAAACTGGGCACGAATCCAGCTCACGCTGTCACGGGCACCGTGCTGGATTCTCTCGATGGAATGCCCGGTGCGCCGGTCTCCCTCCGACCGGTGCCAACGCTGGCGATCAGCAACGACGGAAAGGTCTGGTTCACCACCGGTGACGGCGTCGCCTGGACTGACCCTGGGTACCGGCCCCGCAATACGATCATTCCCACGGTGTACGTGAAATCCGTTCAAGCCGACGGCACGAACCACGATGCCTTCACGTTGAGCGGTGCGCTCAGGCTGCCTGCCAAAACGCGCAATCTCGAGATCGCTTATACCGCGCTGAGTCTCACCGTTCCCGAGCGCGTTCACTTCAAGTACCGGCTCGAAGGTCACGAGTCGGCCTGGCAGGACGTCGGCACGCGTCGTCAGGCGTTTTACAACGACCTCAAACCGGGGCGGTATCGCTTTCATGTGATTGCGTCCAACAATGATGGCCTGTGGAACAAGACCGGGGCCGCCATCGATCTCTTGGTTCCGCCCACGTTTACGCAAACGGGGTGGTTCACCGCTCTCTGGGTTTTGGGCGCACTGGGTCTGCTGCTGCTCGTGTTTTCATGGTGGCTACGGCAGGCGAAGACACAACTGCGCTTGCGGCTCGAAGAACGCATCGTGGAGCGCGAGCGCATCGCGCGCGATCTGCACGACACGTTCCTGCAGGGCGTGCAGGGGCTCATGCTGCGCTTCCAGCTCGCGATGGACCGCATTCCTGCGCACGAGCCCGCGCGCGCGCTCATGGAGGACGCACTCGAGCGCGCGGACGAGGTACTGGTAGACGGCCGACGCAAGGTGACGAACCTGCGCGCCTCGACGATCGAGGATGGCGACCTGCCCGAAGCCCTGCGTTTGTTAGGCAGCGAAATGATGCGCGATCTTGGCGCGCGCTTCGAGTTGTCGGTCGAGGGGAGCCCGCGCGAGCTGCATCCCGTGGTGCGCGAGGAAGCTTTCCGAATCGCCGCCGAAGCGATCACGAATGCATTCCGTCACGCGCATGCGACGCGCATCGATGCGCGGATCGCTTACGGGCGTTCGTCAGTGCTGCTTGAAGTGAAGGATGACGGCCAGGGTTTCGACTCGCGCAAACTTGCGCCCGCAGGACATTGGGGACTGAAGGGCATGCAAGAGCGGGCAGCACGCATTCGCGCACGGCTTCTCGTTACGAGCAGGCCCGATGAAGGGACGACCATCGAGTTACATATCCCCGGCAAGGTCGCCTTCAAAGGGGTTTCCCGTATTGACTCCGGCTCGACCGACTGGGCCTGA
- a CDS encoding response regulator transcription factor, which produces MSTPPLTPSTSGRIRILAADDHPMIRDGIALSVQAQPDMEFVGEASNGREALLQYRALRPDVTLLDLNMPVMGGVDTIVAIREEFPDARIVVLTTYNADVLAMRALKAGALGYLLKSSLRKDLMHAIRAAHQRKRYVPSEVALAIAEHVGSEDLSEREIDVVRGVASGLSNKEIAARLSLSEETVKGYLKSVMAKLNASDRSHAVAIAIARGILEL; this is translated from the coding sequence TTGTCGACGCCGCCACTGACGCCCTCGACCTCGGGCCGCATCCGGATACTCGCCGCAGACGATCACCCCATGATCCGCGACGGCATTGCGCTGTCGGTCCAGGCGCAGCCCGACATGGAGTTCGTCGGTGAAGCAAGCAATGGACGCGAGGCGCTACTTCAGTATCGCGCCTTGCGGCCGGACGTCACGCTGCTCGACCTCAACATGCCGGTCATGGGCGGCGTGGATACGATCGTCGCGATTCGCGAGGAATTTCCCGACGCGCGCATCGTCGTGCTGACTACCTACAACGCCGACGTGCTGGCGATGCGTGCGCTGAAGGCGGGGGCGCTCGGATACCTGCTCAAGAGCTCGCTGCGCAAGGACCTGATGCACGCCATTCGTGCCGCCCATCAGCGTAAACGCTACGTGCCGAGCGAAGTCGCGCTCGCCATTGCGGAGCACGTCGGAAGTGAGGATCTCAGCGAGCGTGAAATCGACGTCGTTCGCGGGGTGGCGTCCGGGCTCAGCAACAAGGAGATCGCCGCCCGGCTTTCGCTGTCGGAGGAGACGGTGAAGGGTTACCTCAAGAGCGTCATGGCAAAACTCAATGCCAGCGACCGGTCGCACGCGGTTGCGATCGCGATTGCGCGCGGCATTCTCGAGCTTTAG
- a CDS encoding DUF5062 family protein, whose translation MKKLKHEAELFKAGLLAAMKYAQERGAVEFEPTDSASQKLLYVYRLLVHDKLIQPLPEDQVAENTMRHKLAIWYSKQLPEDHPLLK comes from the coding sequence ATGAAGAAATTGAAACACGAGGCCGAGCTGTTCAAGGCGGGGTTGCTCGCGGCCATGAAATACGCGCAAGAACGCGGCGCCGTTGAATTCGAGCCGACGGATTCCGCCAGCCAGAAGCTGCTCTACGTGTACCGGCTGCTGGTGCACGACAAGCTGATCCAGCCGCTGCCCGAGGATCAAGTTGCCGAGAACACCATGCGGCACAAGCTGGCCATTTGGTATTCGAAGCAGCTCCCGGAAGATCACCCATTGTTGAAGTGA
- a CDS encoding response regulator: MEIIDRSHQTVFIVSGDEVVRSGLEQVLYAQGIYAITFETAAAYLQYPERDAPGCVILDVVLPDMCGLDLQLQLAGACPPVLFVTQQADVVYSVRALKAGALDFLTTPLQPHTMLRAVRAALDLDRIMRVERAREIELRQRLATLTHRERQVLPLVAGGSLNKQSAAELGVTEITIQVHRRRIMQKMQAASFADLVRMAYFLGIPALGVSRPARSSSRIGGDCKVVTFRETRRFVELPGTN, encoded by the coding sequence ATGGAAATCATCGATCGAAGTCACCAGACCGTGTTCATCGTCAGTGGCGACGAGGTGGTGCGGTCCGGTCTCGAACAAGTGCTTTACGCACAGGGCATATACGCCATTACGTTCGAGACGGCCGCCGCCTATCTACAGTATCCGGAACGGGATGCGCCCGGCTGCGTCATTCTGGACGTCGTGTTGCCCGATATGTGCGGGCTCGATCTGCAGCTGCAGCTCGCGGGCGCATGCCCACCGGTCCTGTTCGTGACCCAGCAGGCGGACGTCGTGTATTCCGTTCGCGCGCTCAAGGCCGGCGCGCTGGACTTCCTGACGACTCCCCTGCAGCCGCACACCATGCTGCGTGCAGTCAGGGCTGCGCTCGATCTGGACAGGATCATGCGGGTCGAGCGAGCGCGGGAGATCGAATTGCGCCAGCGACTCGCGACACTCACGCATCGCGAGCGGCAGGTGCTGCCGCTGGTCGCCGGCGGGAGTCTCAACAAACAGTCGGCGGCCGAGCTGGGTGTCACCGAGATCACGATCCAGGTTCATCGCCGGCGAATCATGCAGAAGATGCAGGCTGCGTCTTTCGCGGACCTGGTGCGCATGGCGTATTTTCTTGGAATTCCGGCGCTGGGCGTTTCGCGCCCGGCACGCTCGTCGTCGCGGATCGGCGGCGATTGCAAGGTGGTGACCTTCCGCGAGACGCGCAGGTTCGTCGAATTGCCGGGGACTAACTAG
- a CDS encoding SDR family NAD(P)-dependent oxidoreductase produces MSSINTHANRVAVVTGAARGIGQAISRQLGERGAKLVLVDLEAATETASKLSASGAESLCVNADVSLPEDWERIAAMTIERFGRADILVNNAGIYPFAEFDKLTYELWSRVLRVNLDSQFLGAKALVPLMQRNGWGRIVNVSSNSIAIAATGLSHYMASKMGAIGLTRGLANDVAPLGVTVNAVCPALTDTPGQRSRPRAELEAVAGLQAIKRIAQADDIVGPILFLTSDDAGFMTGQTLVVDGGMFKL; encoded by the coding sequence ATGTCAAGCATCAACACCCATGCAAATCGAGTCGCAGTCGTCACCGGCGCGGCACGCGGAATCGGACAAGCGATCTCTCGCCAGCTGGGCGAGCGCGGCGCGAAGCTGGTACTCGTCGACCTCGAGGCGGCGACCGAAACCGCATCGAAACTGTCGGCGTCGGGAGCCGAAAGCCTGTGCGTGAACGCCGACGTCTCACTACCGGAAGACTGGGAGCGCATCGCGGCGATGACGATCGAGCGTTTTGGCCGCGCCGACATCCTGGTCAACAACGCCGGCATCTATCCGTTCGCCGAATTCGACAAGCTGACCTACGAATTGTGGTCCCGGGTGCTGCGCGTGAATCTCGACTCGCAGTTCCTTGGCGCGAAGGCGTTGGTGCCGTTGATGCAACGCAATGGCTGGGGACGTATCGTCAATGTGTCGTCCAACTCCATTGCCATTGCGGCGACCGGGCTCAGCCACTACATGGCGAGCAAGATGGGAGCGATCGGCCTGACGCGCGGCCTCGCAAACGACGTAGCGCCGCTCGGCGTCACCGTGAATGCCGTCTGCCCGGCGCTCACGGACACCCCGGGGCAGAGGTCCCGTCCGCGCGCGGAGCTCGAAGCGGTGGCCGGCCTTCAGGCCATCAAGAGAATCGCGCAGGCGGATGACATCGTCGGCCCCATCCTTTTCCTGACCAGCGATGACGCAGGTTTCATGACCGGCCAGACGCTCGTGGTCGACGGCGGCATGTTCAAGCTCTGA